A single window of Chloracidobacterium thermophilum B DNA harbors:
- the dnaK gene encoding molecular chaperone DnaK, with the protein MGKIIGIDLGTTNSVVAVMEGGEPVVITNSEGSRTTPSVVAFTKDGSRLVGQVAKRQAVTNPENTFYSVKRFIGRRFNEVKGEIKQVPYKVIEGPNGDVRLVGGGKEWAPPEISAMVLQKLKTAAEDYLGQPVTEAVITVPAYFNDAQRQATKDAGKIAGLEVKRIVNEPTAAALAYGLDKKKDETIAVFDFGGGTFDISILEVGEGVVEVKSTNGDTHLGGDDVDECLINWIVSEFKKDQGIDLTTDKMALQRLKEAAEKAKIELSSAMETEINLPFITADASGPKHLVMKLTRAKFEQLVDHILQKTLEPCRKALEDAGLKPSQIDEVILVGGSTRIPKVQQMVKEFFGKEPNRSVNPDEVVAIGAAVQAGVLAGDVKDLLLLDVTPLSLGIETLGGVNTVMIPRNTTIPTRKSEIFSTASDNQTSVEIHVLQGERPMARDNRTLGMFRLVDIPPAPRGVPQIEVTFDIDANGIVNVTAKDLGTGREQKITVTSGSGLSKEDIDRMVREAEANAAKDRELRERIEAKNKLDSLIYSTEKLIAENREKIAAATLSEIEGVLSEAKSKLETASLSELNSLYDRLTKATYKVSEAMYKDVAGSRAAGAGTSGTESGKGDDNVIDAEYVDVDDKR; encoded by the coding sequence ATGGGCAAAATCATAGGCATCGACTTGGGAACGACCAACTCAGTGGTCGCCGTGATGGAAGGCGGCGAGCCGGTCGTTATCACAAACTCTGAAGGGTCACGGACGACACCTTCTGTGGTGGCCTTTACCAAAGACGGAAGCCGCCTGGTGGGACAGGTCGCCAAACGTCAGGCGGTCACCAATCCCGAAAACACGTTTTACTCCGTCAAACGCTTCATCGGCCGGCGTTTCAACGAGGTCAAGGGCGAAATCAAGCAGGTGCCGTACAAGGTCATTGAAGGCCCGAACGGCGATGTGCGCCTGGTCGGCGGCGGGAAGGAGTGGGCGCCGCCGGAGATTTCCGCCATGGTGTTGCAGAAGCTCAAAACGGCGGCGGAAGACTACCTGGGGCAGCCCGTCACCGAGGCGGTGATTACCGTCCCGGCGTACTTCAACGATGCTCAGCGTCAGGCCACCAAGGATGCCGGCAAGATTGCCGGTCTTGAAGTCAAACGCATCGTTAACGAGCCGACGGCAGCGGCGCTGGCCTACGGGCTGGACAAGAAGAAAGACGAAACCATTGCCGTCTTTGACTTCGGCGGCGGCACGTTCGACATCTCCATTCTCGAAGTCGGCGAAGGCGTAGTCGAAGTCAAGTCCACGAACGGTGACACGCACTTGGGCGGCGACGACGTGGACGAATGCCTGATCAACTGGATCGTCAGCGAGTTCAAGAAAGACCAGGGCATTGATTTGACGACCGACAAGATGGCGCTCCAGCGGCTGAAGGAAGCCGCCGAAAAGGCCAAGATTGAGCTGTCGTCGGCGATGGAGACCGAAATCAACCTGCCCTTCATCACGGCGGACGCCTCCGGGCCCAAGCACCTGGTGATGAAGCTGACGCGGGCGAAGTTCGAGCAACTCGTTGACCATATTCTCCAGAAGACGCTTGAACCCTGCCGCAAGGCGCTCGAAGACGCCGGTCTGAAGCCCTCCCAAATTGACGAGGTGATTCTGGTCGGCGGTTCGACGCGCATTCCCAAAGTGCAGCAGATGGTCAAGGAGTTCTTCGGCAAGGAGCCGAACCGTTCGGTCAACCCGGATGAGGTCGTGGCCATCGGGGCGGCAGTCCAGGCCGGGGTGCTGGCCGGTGATGTCAAGGACCTGCTCCTGCTCGATGTCACACCGCTCAGCCTGGGGATCGAAACGCTTGGCGGCGTCAACACCGTCATGATTCCGCGCAACACGACGATCCCGACGCGCAAGAGCGAAATCTTCTCCACGGCCAGCGACAACCAGACCTCGGTCGAAATCCACGTTCTCCAGGGTGAGCGTCCCATGGCGCGCGACAACCGGACGCTCGGCATGTTCCGTCTCGTGGACATCCCACCGGCGCCGCGTGGCGTGCCGCAGATCGAAGTCACCTTCGACATTGACGCCAACGGCATCGTCAACGTCACAGCCAAAGACCTTGGGACGGGCCGCGAACAGAAGATTACCGTCACCTCCGGTTCGGGTCTGAGCAAGGAAGACATTGACCGCATGGTGCGCGAAGCCGAAGCCAACGCCGCCAAGGACCGCGAGCTGCGTGAACGCATTGAAGCCAAGAACAAGCTCGACTCCCTGATCTACTCCACCGAGAAGCTTATTGCCGAAAACCGCGAGAAGATCGCAGCGGCGACGCTCTCCGAAATCGAGGGGGTTCTGTCCGAGGCCAAATCGAAGCTCGAAACTGCATCGCTTTCCGAACTCAACAGCCTGTACGACCGCCTGACCAAAGCGACGTACAAGGTTTCGGAAGCTATGTACAAGGATGTGGCCGGTAGCCGTGCGGCCGGTGCTGGCACCAGCGGGACGGAATCCGGCAAGGGCGATGACAACGTGATTGACGCGGAATACGTGGACGTGGATGACAAACGCTAG
- a CDS encoding DnaJ C-terminal domain-containing protein: MAKQDYYATLGVPRTASAEEIKKAYRRLARKYHPDVNPGDKAAEEKFKSISEAFDVLGDEEKRKVYDRFGVYTEAHAEAAKRGATGSGIPFDFSTFDFGGAAGGTSFRDIFAEMFGGGRATGRSPFPQAGRDIEQPVSITFEQAMEGATVKVTLPPMAGRPAETITARIPAGVDNGSKVRIAGKGYPGVNGGPPGDLYLVTNVGSHPFFTRKGDNIYCTVPITVPEAALGARIEVPTVGGKAQLRIPPGTQSGQKFRLREKGFPVLRSPGQRGDQFVEVKIVLPSVISEETKELLRQYERLNPENPRKSLGVE; the protein is encoded by the coding sequence ATGGCGAAGCAGGACTATTACGCGACGCTCGGCGTTCCCAGAACGGCCTCGGCTGAAGAAATCAAGAAGGCTTACCGTCGGCTGGCGCGCAAGTATCACCCGGATGTCAATCCGGGGGACAAGGCCGCCGAGGAGAAGTTCAAAAGCATTTCCGAAGCATTCGACGTGCTCGGCGACGAAGAAAAGCGCAAGGTGTATGATCGCTTCGGCGTGTACACCGAAGCCCATGCCGAAGCCGCCAAACGCGGAGCCACCGGAAGCGGCATCCCCTTTGACTTTTCGACGTTTGACTTTGGCGGTGCTGCTGGCGGCACCTCATTCCGGGACATTTTCGCCGAGATGTTTGGTGGCGGCCGTGCCACCGGCCGGAGTCCCTTCCCGCAGGCCGGACGTGACATCGAACAGCCGGTCTCCATTACCTTCGAGCAGGCCATGGAGGGCGCCACGGTCAAGGTCACATTGCCGCCGATGGCCGGGCGACCGGCTGAAACCATCACAGCCCGTATTCCGGCCGGTGTGGACAACGGCTCCAAGGTGCGTATTGCCGGCAAAGGCTATCCCGGCGTCAATGGTGGGCCGCCCGGCGACCTCTACCTGGTGACCAACGTCGGGTCACATCCCTTTTTCACGCGCAAGGGCGACAACATTTACTGCACCGTGCCGATTACCGTGCCGGAAGCGGCGCTGGGCGCCAGAATCGAAGTTCCGACGGTCGGGGGCAAGGCGCAGTTGCGCATTCCACCCGGAACACAATCCGGGCAGAAGTTCCGCCTCCGCGAAAAGGGCTTCCCGGTGCTGCGCAGCCCCGGACAGCGCGGCGACCAGTTTGTGGAAGTCAAAATCGTCTTGCCGTCAGTCATCAGCGAAGAAACCAAGGAACTGTTGCGCCAGTACGAGCGCCTGAACCCGGAAAACCCACGCAAGTCACTCGGCGTCGAGTGA
- a CDS encoding 6-phosphofructokinase, which produces MEVRTLGVLTGGGDAPGLNAALRAVVRRAMQYGIRVLGIHQGWNGLIHGRVEPLTRYSISGILPRGGTILGTSRVNPLETDEVAERIRANWRKYELDALVVIGGEGTLSAALEMHRRYGYPIVGVPKTIDNDLCGTDMTFGFDTALSVATEAIDRLHTTAESHDRVMVVEVMGRHAGWIAAGAGIAGGADIILVPEHPFRISEVCQILNHRKSLGRFFSIIVVAEDAHPHPDEDFLTPEEKERVFQHTRLGGIGHLLARKIEELTGIETRVTVLGYTQRGGVPTAYDRLLATRLGVKAVDMVRASEFGCMAALQGMRMVSVPIEQAVSCIKRLDDELYETARVFFG; this is translated from the coding sequence ATGGAAGTTCGTACGTTGGGTGTATTGACCGGTGGTGGGGATGCCCCCGGACTCAATGCCGCGCTGCGTGCCGTTGTCCGTCGCGCCATGCAGTACGGGATACGGGTGCTGGGCATTCATCAGGGATGGAACGGTCTCATTCACGGGAGGGTTGAGCCGCTGACCCGGTATTCCATTTCGGGCATCCTGCCCCGGGGCGGGACGATTCTCGGCACGTCGCGGGTTAATCCCCTGGAAACTGACGAGGTCGCCGAACGGATACGCGCCAACTGGCGCAAGTACGAACTCGATGCGCTGGTGGTTATCGGCGGCGAAGGCACCCTCAGCGCTGCGCTGGAGATGCACCGCCGGTATGGGTATCCGATTGTTGGCGTACCAAAGACGATTGACAACGATCTGTGCGGGACGGACATGACCTTCGGTTTCGATACAGCGCTGTCCGTGGCGACCGAGGCCATTGACCGGCTGCACACCACGGCGGAATCCCACGACCGCGTCATGGTAGTTGAAGTCATGGGACGCCATGCCGGATGGATTGCGGCCGGGGCCGGGATTGCTGGCGGCGCCGACATCATCCTCGTCCCGGAGCATCCGTTTCGGATCAGCGAGGTGTGCCAGATTCTCAATCACCGGAAGTCGCTGGGGCGGTTTTTTTCCATCATCGTTGTGGCCGAGGATGCCCATCCGCATCCCGACGAGGACTTTCTCACGCCCGAAGAAAAGGAACGTGTCTTTCAGCACACCCGCCTGGGAGGCATCGGGCACCTGCTGGCGCGGAAGATTGAGGAACTGACAGGCATCGAAACGCGGGTGACGGTGCTGGGCTACACGCAGCGTGGCGGTGTGCCGACGGCTTATGACCGTTTGCTGGCAACCCGGTTGGGTGTCAAGGCCGTGGACATGGTGCGCGCCAGCGAGTTTGGCTGTATGGCGGCGCTTCAGGGCATGCGTATGGTTTCCGTGCCGATTGAACAGGCCGTTTCCTGCATCAAACGTCTGGATGATGAACTGTATGAGACAGCACGTGTCTTCTTCGGGTAA
- a CDS encoding J domain-containing protein, whose product MRARCKAVGRCHPVALGFARIEPKIHLWLACGVMGDFYATLGVSREASPDEIRSAFRRLARLYHPDVSQLPDAAARFADITAAYRVLGNPELRARYDRGESVAPPPPHPRESRRRRAARARAYKIRIESIINDMLEAERREAAFRAEAVLFVVVGWFSTLAATAVQPSLLLGPDDLFVRLILWGACLFSLWFLGRRLWVMLEHYTYRQTLLSVTAPSVPAQPFSRSAVVGLLLAGYASALVMGYWLGTLVNRRPNAPFPVFDAIHDGLLFPPITLLLLSTLHRWEQALRRI is encoded by the coding sequence ATGCGTGCCAGGTGCAAAGCTGTCGGCCGATGCCATCCGGTTGCGCTAGGATTCGCCCGTATCGAACCCAAAATTCACCTGTGGCTCGCATGTGGCGTTATGGGGGACTTCTACGCAACCCTGGGCGTGTCCCGTGAGGCTTCGCCGGATGAAATCCGGTCTGCTTTTCGCCGGCTGGCGCGGTTGTATCATCCCGACGTAAGCCAGTTGCCGGATGCGGCCGCGCGCTTTGCGGACATCACGGCGGCCTACCGGGTGCTGGGCAACCCGGAGTTGCGGGCGCGGTATGACCGGGGCGAGTCGGTGGCGCCGCCTCCGCCACATCCGCGTGAAAGCCGGCGGCGGCGGGCGGCGCGGGCGCGGGCCTACAAGATTCGCATCGAAAGCATCATCAATGACATGCTCGAAGCCGAGCGCCGGGAGGCTGCGTTTCGGGCGGAAGCCGTGCTGTTTGTCGTCGTGGGCTGGTTTTCCACGCTGGCGGCCACGGCCGTTCAGCCCTCCCTGCTGTTGGGGCCGGATGATCTTTTTGTACGACTCATCCTGTGGGGTGCGTGCCTGTTCAGTCTGTGGTTTCTGGGACGGCGGCTGTGGGTGATGCTGGAGCATTACACCTACCGGCAGACCCTGCTTTCCGTGACTGCGCCCTCCGTCCCGGCGCAGCCCTTCAGCCGCAGTGCCGTCGTTGGTCTGCTTCTGGCCGGTTACGCTTCGGCGCTGGTGATGGGGTACTGGCTGGGGACGCTGGTCAACCGGCGTCCAAACGCGCCGTTCCCGGTGTTTGATGCCATCCACGACGGGCTGCTGTTTCCGCCGATCACGCTGTTGCTGCTCAGCACCCTGCACCGTTGGGAACAGGCGCTGCGCCGCATCTGA
- a CDS encoding VWA domain-containing protein, with the protein MRLSNRLTLCSGIRPERLPRRAFLLRAGLGLLCGLGLGRDACQPVWGQSGRVGDSPVPYLSLTVIAQVPTPEAPPTRLTTTDLTLYDAGVEQVIESIEPDPSAATIVFLADNSATFQVEVGDMEQKARSLIRELFTGDRLMLVGYAKAPEILCDLTDDAAQLVAGAKLFRKSSVPHLYDALLAVTEDVFRPATTVSKRVIVLLSDGYDESSQTSFDAALAALQSADVVVYALQAPDRTYGAPRAKRLGPKPAEALRRLTEETGGRSFKLDETQAAAVLTDEVRRRWFRLRYRPQGVNSTTARRLFLVAASEQVVLRTKKSQPPASTILK; encoded by the coding sequence GTGAGACTGTCAAACCGCCTGACGCTATGCTCCGGCATCCGGCCGGAAAGGCTGCCCCGGCGCGCATTCCTGCTGCGGGCTGGCCTGGGGTTGCTGTGCGGACTGGGGCTGGGCCGGGATGCCTGCCAGCCTGTCTGGGGGCAATCCGGGCGGGTTGGAGACAGCCCAGTACCGTACCTCTCGCTCACAGTCATCGCCCAGGTGCCCACACCGGAAGCCCCGCCGACCCGCCTGACAACAACCGATCTGACCCTGTATGACGCCGGGGTGGAGCAGGTCATCGAAAGCATCGAGCCGGATCCATCGGCGGCCACAATCGTCTTTCTGGCCGATAACTCGGCCACGTTTCAGGTCGAAGTCGGCGATATGGAGCAGAAGGCACGTTCGCTCATCCGGGAACTCTTTACCGGCGACCGGCTGATGCTTGTCGGCTACGCCAAAGCGCCGGAAATCCTGTGCGATCTGACGGACGACGCAGCGCAGCTCGTTGCCGGGGCCAAGCTCTTCCGCAAAAGCTCCGTACCACACCTTTACGATGCGCTTCTGGCTGTAACCGAAGATGTCTTCCGCCCGGCGACGACCGTCAGCAAGCGCGTCATTGTCCTGCTGTCAGACGGCTACGACGAAAGCTCCCAAACCTCATTTGACGCGGCGCTGGCAGCGCTCCAGTCGGCAGACGTGGTGGTGTATGCCCTCCAGGCACCAGACCGGACGTACGGTGCGCCCCGCGCCAAACGGCTCGGCCCCAAGCCGGCCGAAGCCCTCCGGCGGCTGACCGAGGAGACGGGCGGGCGCAGCTTCAAGCTGGACGAAACCCAGGCAGCGGCGGTGCTGACCGATGAAGTACGGCGGCGCTGGTTTCGCCTGCGCTACCGTCCGCAAGGCGTGAACAGCACCACGGCCCGGCGGCTGTTCCTGGTGGCAGCCAGTGAGCAGGTGGTGCTGCGCACCAAGAAGAGCCAACCGCCGGCATCCACAATCCTGAAATAA
- a CDS encoding ROK family protein: MVHTSDATDGRLWIGIECAATFLRGIVCEASGEVITQRQRPLTGHAPAEAVAAVRALVAELAATESDPALFGGVGLALPGNLNRATDRCESNTLWSSVVLDELRPCGALGTARLVSRATAALLGEYRCGVAQGCQTVVYVEVGPELSAAMLHAGQLWTGATGIAGAIGYDSVDVDGDLTLQERVGSEGLIRRAKERMYRDRTSSLSRRGIPRDREIGLEDLLTMARLGDELAQVIIARAGVHLGIAAARLINLLNPELLIIGGDLVSAGEVLLAPIRAEVERRTAPSALAVCRLLPATVGAAVGAAQAARQEALSTAA, from the coding sequence ATGGTACACACATCAGACGCGACAGACGGGCGCTTGTGGATTGGGATAGAGTGCGCGGCCACGTTTCTCCGGGGCATTGTCTGTGAAGCGAGCGGGGAAGTCATCACGCAGCGTCAGCGACCGCTGACCGGGCATGCGCCAGCGGAAGCTGTGGCTGCCGTGCGTGCCCTTGTCGCCGAACTGGCGGCGACTGAGTCCGATCCGGCGTTGTTTGGCGGTGTCGGACTGGCGTTGCCGGGCAATCTCAACCGGGCGACCGACCGGTGCGAATCGAACACGCTCTGGTCGTCCGTGGTCCTGGATGAGCTTCGGCCGTGCGGTGCCCTGGGAACGGCCCGTCTGGTCTCGCGGGCGACAGCCGCTCTGCTCGGCGAATACCGGTGCGGCGTGGCCCAGGGCTGCCAGACAGTGGTCTATGTTGAAGTCGGACCGGAACTTTCGGCGGCCATGCTCCACGCCGGGCAGCTCTGGACAGGAGCAACGGGGATTGCCGGTGCCATTGGTTACGATTCGGTGGACGTGGACGGCGACCTCACCCTGCAGGAACGGGTCGGCAGCGAAGGGCTGATTCGGCGGGCCAAAGAGCGGATGTACCGTGATCGTACTTCTTCGCTCTCCCGGCGCGGCATCCCACGGGACCGGGAAATTGGCCTTGAGGACCTGCTCACCATGGCACGCTTGGGGGATGAGCTGGCACAGGTCATCATTGCCCGCGCCGGAGTTCACCTGGGCATAGCGGCAGCACGCCTTATCAACCTGCTCAATCCTGAGCTGCTCATCATTGGGGGCGACCTGGTTTCCGCTGGCGAGGTTCTGCTGGCTCCAATCCGTGCGGAAGTCGAGCGCCGGACAGCACCTTCGGCGCTGGCCGTGTGTCGTTTGCTGCCGGCCACGGTGGGCGCGGCGGTGGGGGCTGCCCAAGCCGCCCGTCAGGAGGCGTTGTCCACGGCAGCCTAG
- a CDS encoding MerR family transcriptional regulator, with protein MTTRGRKQTKTRRYSIGVVAETFGIHEQTLRMYEREGLLVPSRSARNTRYYTDADLERLKCILNLTREMGVNLAGVQVILGMRDRMQEMHQNMMALLDYIREHMADHAAHALVRMPPMSLVQIEPIMSERHTTVHVVDTVHHRQP; from the coding sequence ATGACGACACGCGGCCGGAAGCAGACCAAAACACGCCGATACTCGATTGGCGTCGTCGCTGAAACCTTTGGCATCCATGAACAGACGCTCCGCATGTACGAGCGGGAAGGCCTGCTTGTCCCCTCGCGCTCGGCGCGCAACACCCGTTATTACACCGATGCCGACCTCGAACGCCTCAAGTGCATTCTCAATCTCACCCGCGAGATGGGCGTCAATCTGGCTGGCGTTCAGGTCATTCTGGGGATGCGCGACCGGATGCAGGAAATGCACCAGAATATGATGGCTTTGCTCGACTACATCCGCGAACACATGGCCGACCATGCCGCCCACGCTCTGGTACGCATGCCGCCCATGTCCTTGGTGCAGATTGAACCCATCATGTCGGAAAGGCACACGACCGTCCACGTTGTGGACACAGTGCACCACAGACAGCCGTAG
- a CDS encoding protein kinase domain-containing protein: protein MKRCPTCGTEYPDNAQFCPHDGATLVSVTAAPDDPFIGQVLAGRYEILSKLGEGGMGSVYAARHRTLGRIDAVKVLRPEAAGTDAGRRFLREAKLAASINHPNAVVIHDFGQTESGVTFLAMEYIQGQSLTKLLQREGPLPLARVVNIIRQVASALDAAHHLGVIHRDLKPDNIMVMEGDRVKVVDFGIAKAVGGQESVVPMTQVGFVVGTPHYMSPEQVMGSPLDARSDVYSLALVAYEMLTGARAFAGDSMQAQMVARLSEPPRPMSVAAPQVTVPAVIEEVVRQALARQPAERPASAGAFAAELEKALLVAENAQAVAASRAGSVQTRQQEGKASTASASSPVTAQPSSRDEQLRSPAALGASPAPLPTVVQHPPSSPPLTPHPYSGAGFYPPATPGSAPGLPSTPATVLQPGSLPPPVAPVASAPLPSALLSASPASVPASGKAKTNIWLIVGLVAAAGGVLLTLVIVAVFLAYVSTSSSEPGTEPVSGAPAPRQKGRQPDKALVSILEQSRALRESGDYESALHVVDEALAVSPTSPELRIEKAEILFEQEHFVESEDLVYGVLRSHPDYGPAYQNLGVLQYRQRKLAEAIASLKRCLELDPEPEYASYAHAGLAQIYAEQYFSDKRRFAARSNEAEMEARWALSTATRKSLEVYPRLTLATLLIDRQQYALAREQVAKLLRDNAFRKDQARALAYYQLAVVAFSERKYDEAAEAAEYAAQLDPQTEDYRKLAENLRQYRR from the coding sequence ATGAAACGCTGCCCAACCTGTGGGACCGAGTACCCGGACAATGCCCAGTTTTGTCCACACGATGGCGCAACTCTGGTTTCAGTGACGGCTGCCCCGGATGATCCCTTCATTGGGCAGGTGTTGGCCGGGCGGTATGAAATTCTGTCCAAGCTGGGCGAAGGCGGCATGGGGAGCGTCTATGCAGCGCGTCATCGCACCCTGGGGCGGATTGATGCCGTGAAAGTCCTGCGCCCGGAGGCGGCCGGTACCGATGCCGGACGCCGTTTTTTGCGTGAGGCCAAGCTGGCGGCCAGCATCAACCATCCGAACGCCGTCGTCATCCACGATTTTGGACAGACGGAATCCGGCGTGACGTTCCTGGCGATGGAATACATCCAGGGACAGTCGCTGACGAAGCTGCTGCAGCGGGAAGGACCTCTTCCGCTGGCGCGGGTGGTGAACATCATCCGCCAGGTGGCTTCGGCTCTGGATGCGGCCCATCACTTGGGCGTCATTCACCGTGATCTCAAGCCCGACAACATCATGGTCATGGAAGGCGACCGGGTGAAGGTCGTGGACTTTGGGATTGCCAAGGCCGTTGGCGGACAGGAAAGCGTTGTGCCGATGACCCAGGTCGGCTTTGTGGTCGGGACGCCGCACTACATGTCGCCCGAGCAGGTGATGGGCAGCCCGCTGGACGCCCGTTCGGATGTGTATTCTCTGGCGCTTGTCGCCTACGAAATGCTGACCGGCGCCCGGGCCTTTGCCGGGGATTCGATGCAGGCCCAGATGGTCGCCCGGCTGTCGGAGCCGCCCCGTCCGATGTCCGTCGCCGCTCCCCAAGTGACTGTTCCGGCCGTTATTGAGGAGGTTGTGAGGCAGGCACTGGCACGCCAGCCGGCCGAGCGGCCGGCTTCGGCCGGAGCCTTTGCCGCCGAACTTGAAAAGGCATTACTGGTTGCGGAGAACGCTCAAGCGGTCGCTGCTTCACGGGCAGGTAGTGTCCAAACCCGGCAGCAGGAAGGAAAGGCTTCAACCGCCAGTGCGTCGTCGCCAGTGACAGCACAGCCATCCTCGCGTGACGAACAACTCCGTTCGCCGGCCGCCCTTGGTGCTTCACCTGCACCGCTGCCGACTGTCGTGCAGCACCCGCCATCTTCGCCGCCACTGACACCACACCCATACTCTGGCGCAGGCTTTTATCCACCTGCAACTCCCGGTTCAGCACCGGGTTTGCCGTCCACGCCAGCCACAGTCCTACAACCGGGTTCGCTCCCCCCGCCGGTAGCACCAGTGGCTTCTGCCCCGCTGCCGTCGGCGCTGCTGTCTGCCTCCCCCGCTTCTGTTCCGGCATCTGGCAAGGCAAAGACCAATATCTGGCTCATTGTTGGACTGGTGGCCGCAGCAGGGGGTGTGTTGTTGACGCTGGTCATTGTTGCCGTCTTTTTGGCGTACGTGAGCACAAGCTCGTCAGAGCCGGGCACGGAGCCGGTCAGTGGAGCCCCGGCACCGCGTCAAAAGGGCCGGCAGCCTGACAAAGCATTGGTGTCCATCCTGGAACAATCCCGTGCGTTGCGGGAAAGTGGGGACTATGAGTCGGCGCTGCACGTGGTGGACGAAGCCCTGGCGGTAAGTCCGACCTCCCCCGAACTGCGCATCGAGAAGGCAGAAATCCTGTTTGAGCAGGAACACTTCGTAGAATCAGAAGACCTCGTTTATGGAGTGCTGCGCTCCCACCCGGACTATGGGCCGGCTTACCAAAACTTAGGCGTATTGCAGTACCGCCAGAGAAAGCTGGCAGAAGCCATTGCCAGCCTGAAACGCTGCCTGGAACTTGATCCTGAACCGGAGTATGCCAGCTACGCCCATGCTGGCCTGGCACAAATCTACGCTGAACAGTACTTTTCCGACAAACGCAGGTTTGCGGCGCGGTCAAACGAAGCTGAAATGGAAGCACGGTGGGCGTTATCCACGGCAACCCGGAAAAGTCTGGAAGTGTATCCCCGGCTCACCTTGGCGACCTTGCTGATTGACCGGCAACAGTACGCCCTGGCGCGGGAACAGGTGGCGAAGCTGTTGCGGGACAATGCCTTCAGGAAGGATCAGGCACGGGCATTGGCTTACTATCAACTGGCTGTGGTGGCTTTCTCAGAGCGGAAGTACGACGAAGCTGCCGAAGCCGCCGAATACGCGGCTCAGCTCGACCCACAGACTGAAGATTATCGAAAGCTGGCAGAGAACCTCCGCCAGTACCGGCGCTGA
- a CDS encoding SseB family protein: MSLPDARTAVCEHLAGRLSSATLFRSLMAHPDWHVPVYASSEGEAAVMTFVDAAGARWVKVFTDLAAVEAWAEQGGGVPGQQCVVTDGANLFGALEDTLAGVEINPGLPEGVHYQQQHLPLLRQWARIVELESALETIDTGETPIGLLRDYDAYVIVLKRTGPDTAQLVLAPDADGRLLAAVFTAEDTLAAFFDQVLATADFEPIPVRVNGRQLFGQLQALNLDGLVFNCSGPIPPRAFGRRLADYVLTPDNGPARQSQPGDH; encoded by the coding sequence ATGTCTCTGCCTGATGCCCGAACGGCTGTGTGTGAGCACCTGGCCGGACGGTTGTCGTCTGCAACGCTGTTCCGCAGCCTTATGGCGCATCCCGACTGGCACGTGCCGGTGTACGCCAGCTCCGAGGGTGAAGCGGCCGTGATGACCTTTGTGGATGCCGCCGGAGCGCGCTGGGTCAAGGTGTTTACCGACCTGGCTGCCGTCGAAGCCTGGGCTGAACAGGGCGGTGGGGTTCCCGGTCAACAGTGCGTCGTCACGGACGGTGCCAACCTCTTTGGCGCTCTTGAGGACACCCTGGCCGGTGTCGAAATCAATCCCGGCTTGCCTGAAGGCGTTCACTACCAGCAGCAGCATCTCCCGCTCCTGCGCCAGTGGGCCCGGATTGTGGAACTCGAAAGCGCCCTGGAAACGATTGACACGGGAGAGACCCCCATCGGGTTGCTGCGCGACTATGATGCTTATGTGATTGTCCTGAAGCGAACCGGCCCCGACACCGCCCAGTTGGTGCTGGCCCCTGACGCCGACGGCCGTCTGCTTGCCGCCGTCTTCACCGCCGAGGACACCCTGGCGGCGTTCTTTGACCAGGTGCTCGCTACGGCCGACTTTGAGCCAATTCCGGTACGGGTCAACGGCAGGCAACTTTTCGGACAACTCCAGGCACTGAACCTTGACGGACTGGTGTTCAACTGCAGCGGCCCGATACCACCCCGCGCCTTTGGCAGACGGCTGGCGGACTATGTTCTCACACCGGACAACGGACCCGCCCGCCAGTCACAACCAGGTGACCACTAG